The DNA sequence TTGCTCGACGCGTTGCCGTAATGCATCGTGAAATAGGGCATCATCCGTTCGAGCACGCGCGGGTCGACGGGGGTCGTGGCGTTGAAATCCAGGTAGATCGGCAGTTTCATGGCACCGGCGGCTGGTGAAAAGCACAGGGGCTGGGTGGATAAAACGACGCCCGCGTTCCGATGGTCCGCCGCGTTTTTTTCGGACCAATCTCCTACTTTCGGTTGAACCCGTCTCGACACCCGGCGCCGGCCCCCGGCTCTGCGCCCTATCCATCCCGCTCATGCCCTCTCGATTCGTTGCGGCCTGCTTATGCCTGGCGTTCCTGATCCCGGTATTTCCTTTTGACAGCCTCGCCCAGCAGGGGAGGCATGTCCCCGACCCGCCGGATCGCGGCGAGGGCGAAGGCCCGTACCAGCGCCTGGTCCTCCGGGGAGGCATCATGATCGACGGGACCGGATCCCCCGCCGTAGGTCCGGTGGATATCGTCGTCGAAGGCAACCGTATCGCCGGCATCTACCATGTCGGCTATCCCGGCGTCCCGATCTCCGAAAACAGCCGGCCTGCGCCGGGAGACCGGGAGATCGATCTGTCCGGGAAATACATCCTGCCCGGGTTCGTCGACCTGCACGCCCACCTCGGCGGCGTGGCGCAGGGCACGCCGGCCGAATACGTCCTCAAACTATGGATGGCGCATGGCGTCACGACGATACGCGAGCCCGGCAGCGGAAATGGAGTCGACTGGACGATCGCGCAGCGCACCCGCAGCGCGCGAAACGAAATCACGGCCCCGCGCATCTTCGCCTATGCCGGCTTCGGAAGCGGCTGGGACAAGTCGATCACGACACCGGACGAAGCGCGGGAATGGGTCCGCTTCATCGCCGCCAAAGGCGCCGACGGCATCAAATTTTTTGGCGCCGAGCCGGAGATCCTCCAGGCGGCCCTCGACGAAGCGAAACGCATGAAACTCGGCACAGCCATGCACCACGCCCAGCGCTACGTGGCGCGCGCCAACGCGTTGACCAGCGCCTCGTGGGGCCTCACGACCATGGAGCACTGGTACGGGCTGCCCGAAGCGCTCTTCACCGACCGCCGGGTTCAAAATTACCCGCTCGACTATAACTACAGCGACGAACAGCACCGCTTCGGCGAGGCCGGCCGGCTCTGGAAACAGGCCGCTCCCCCCTTCTCGGCGCGCTGGAACGCCGTCATGGACTCGCTGATCGCCCTGGACTTCACCATCGTGCCCACGTTTACGATCTACGAAGCCAGCCGCGATCTCATGCGGGCGATGCGGGCCGAATGGCATGCCGCCTATACGCTGCCGTCGTTGTGGGATTTCTACGCGCCCAATCGCCAGGCGCATGGATCGTACTGGTTTTACTGGACGACCCGCGACGAAATCGAATGGAAAGAGAATTACCGCCTCTGGATGACCTTCATCAACGAGTTCAAAAACCGGGGAGGCCGCGTCGCCACGGGAAGCGACTCGGGCTACATCTACAAACTGTACGGCTTCGATTACATCCGCGAACTGGAGCTCCTGCAGGAAGCCGGCTTCCACCCGCTGGAGGTCATCTGGTCCGCCACGCTGAAAGGAGCCGAAGCGCTCGGCGCCGCCGGCGACATCGGGAGCATCCAGATCGGCAAAAAAGCCGATTTCGTGATCGTGGACGCAAATCCGCTCGAAAACCTGAAAGTGCTCTACGGCACCGGCGCCATCAAACTGAACGACGAAACCCGGGCCATCGAACGGGTCGGCGGCGTGACCTACACCATCAAGGACGGCATTGTCTACGACGCCAGGCAGCTGCTACAGGATGTCCGCGAACTCGTGCGCGAGGCCAAGATGCGGGCCGGCATGCCGGCAGACGAGCCCCTTCCCGATCCATCGGCTGGCGCATACGACTGATCATCCAGCTCATCACGTGTGTCAAGAAACGGATGGGATGCGCCGGGAAACTGCGTTTTTCTTCGACCAGACATCCTGCATCCTGTATCCTGCATCCCGTATCCTGCATCCCGTATCCTGCATCCCATATCCTGCATCCCGTATCCTGCATCCCGTATCCTGCATCCCGTATCCTGCATCCCATATCCTGCATCCCATATCCTGCATCCCGTATCCTGCATCCCCCCTGCACCAGAAAGGCGGATTTTCTCCCCACAAGACGTTATGCCGGCCACCCTTTCAGTGTCTGGTAGGGATATGCCATCCGAAACGCTGTCCCGCCCATGCGATCCGTCACCCTCCTCGTGTTTGTCCTTGGCCTGGCTATTTCGCAACCCGCCGAGGCCCAGCTGCTCGCCGACACCCTGTATTCCTGGAGAGGCTACCTCACGAAGGGGACGTGCCGGCTCCTGATCTACGCCGGCGGGCCGGAATCCGACCGCGACCGCGTCGTCGTGATGCAGGAACTGGCGGAAAACAAGGGACCCACGGTCGTGAGCGATATCGCATTCCTCACCGAGGCCATCGCGCGGACCTACGATATCGAACCGGAGACCGCGTTCTGGATCGTCCACTGGGGCGCCTTCAGTTTTGAAGGGGCGGGGGGCCGGCGCAAGGAATTGTTTCTGCGCGCCACATTCAAAAAGACGGGGCAGGGTCGGCTCGGCGCTCCGCAGTGGCGGGTCGTGGAACGCGAAGATCTTGACCTGTACACCGATCGGGCGTTCAGGTAAATCGCGTCCCCTCTTGATCGCCGATCGACTTTTCCGGATATTCCAAAAACAGAAAAGCACCGGGATCTCGTTGATGCGCGTGAGACCCCGGTGCTCCCTGAACCACTCATCGGAAGACACGGTACTCCTTACGGGGAGTGCGTGAGCGGGGTTACGAGGACTGCTAAATTTTTTTCCTTTTCTCCCGCTGCACAGGGTATTAACGGCCGCCAGCACCGATTTCGTGTGCATGGCGGCTGTTTTTTGTTCGGACCCGGCGCTCAAGGCGCCAGACGCTGCCTGAGCCAGCTGCCGTCTTCCTGGATCCGGTAGCGGATGCGGTCGTGCAGCCGGCTCGTCCGCCCCTGCCAGAATTCGACCTCGCGGGGCTTGAGCACATACCCGCCCCAGTGCGGCGGGCGCGGTATCGGGCCGCCGGCAAAACGCTTTTCGATCTCGGCAAAACGCGCCTCCAGCGCCTCCCGATCGGTCACCACCTCGCTCTGCGGCGAAGCCCATGCGCCGATCTGGCTGCCGAGCGGGCGGGAGTGGAAATACGCGTCCGACACCTCATCGCTCGCCCGAGTGACGTGGCCCTCGATACGCACCTGGCGTTCCAGTTGCAGCCACAGGAAGGTCATGGCGACGTTCGGGTTGCCGGCGATATCCAGCCCTTTCCGGCTCGCGTAGTTGGTAAAAAAGAGAAACCCTTCAGCGTCAAAGCCCTTGAGCAAGAGCACGCGGGAAGACGGGGTCCCCTGCGGCGAAACCGTCGCCAGCACCATGGCATTCGGCTCGGGCAACGACGCGTCGAGGGCTTCCTGAAACCAGTATCCGAACTGGGTCATCGGATCGGAAGCCACGTCGGTTTCCGACAGCGATTCCTTGCGATAATCTTCGCGGAGATCCGCGACGGAGCGTTCGTTCAAAACAGTTCGTAGATTGCGATGGACGTTCGTGAACAACCACGTATACGTCGCTCATTCTGCTAAGATCGATCTCCGTCCCAACCCGTCGCATGGACCGCACACCCACAACCCATCTCGAAACCGTACTCGCCCACGCCGGCTGCACCGTCGATCCCTCCACGGGCGCCGTCGTCGCCCCGATCCATCTCGCCACGACCTTCGAGCGCAACGCCGACGGCAGCTATCCGCGCTCGTTCGAATACAGCCGCATGGACAACCCCACACGGCATGCGTTCGAAAACACCCTCGCGGTGCTGGAAGGAGGGTCGCAGGCGGCCGCTTTTTCGTCCGGGATGGCTGCCGCGATGGTCGTCCTCCAGGCGCTCAAACCCGGCGACCACGTCATCATGCCGGACGACGTCTACCACGGCGTTCGCGTTCTCGCCACCAACATTTTCGCCGAATGGGGACTCGCCTGCTCGACGGTCGACCTGTCCGCCCCGGGCGCGCTGGAGGCTGCGATGCGACCCGAGACGCGCCTGGTCTGGGTTGAAACGCCCTCGAACCCCCGGCTCAAGATCACCGATATCGCCGCCACCGTGGAGGTCGCGCGGCAAGCCGGCGCCGAGGTGCTGGTGGATAACACCTGGGCCACACCGCTCCTGCAGCAACCGCTGCTCCTCGGTGCCGACCTCGTCCTGCATTCCGTCACGAAATACCTCTCGGGGCACTCGGATGTCCTCGGCGGAGCCATCGTCGCCCGCCGGGTGGATGGTTTGTTCGCCCGGATCCGGAAGCTGCAGGCTACCGGTGGCGCGGTCATGGACCCGTTCAGCGCCTGGCTGGCCATGCGCGGGATGCGCTCGATGGCGGCGAGGATGCGGGTGCATTGCGAAAATGCCCGCACGCTCGCCGGCTTTCTCCACAACCACCCGGCCGTAGAGCGCGTCCACTATCCTTCGTTGGCGGACCATCCGGGCCAGCGCATCGCGGCCTCGCAGATGCGCGATTTTGGCGGCATGATCTCGGTGGAGGTGCGCGGCGGGCAGGCGGAAGCCATGGCCGTCGCCGGCGCCGCCCGCGTGTTCCGCAGGGCGACGAGCCTCGGCGGCACCGAAAGCCTCATCGAGCACCGGGCATCCGTCGAGGCCCCTCCGACCCAAACGCCGCCCAACCTGCTACGGCTGTCGATCGGGCTCGAGCATATCGACGATCTGGTCGGGGATCTACGCAATGCACTCGGCGTTCTCGACGCCTAGATTGCGCATCGCCGGCCGGCACATCGCCACCGGGCCCGCGCATCACGGCATCTGTTCCTCCCGATGAAACTACCCTTTGCCTTCGCCCGACGGTTCGTCGCCGGTGAGTCCTTCCCGCAGGCGCTACCCGCCATCCGCACACTGACCGATCAGGGGCTCTTCGTCACCCTCGATATGCTGGGCGAATATGTGAGCGATCGCCACGTCGCCGAACGCGCCCGTGACGCCTACATCGAACTCATCAAGGTGACGAACGCCTCGCGCAATTTCAGGATGGAGGCCAACATCTCGATCAAACTCTCCATGCTGGGTCAGAAGATCGATGAGGCTTTTTGCCTGGACAACCTCCGGCAGTTGCTCGCCGTGGCGAAGGAGGAGGATGTCTTCGTGCGGTTGGACATGGAAGGTAGCGACATCACCGCCTCCACCCTGGGGCTTTTCGAGACCGTCTTCCCGGACTACCCCGATCATGTCGGCGTGGTGCTCCAGGCCTATCTGAAACGCACGGCGGACGATGTCCGCCGGATGTGTGAGCTCAAGGCGCGCGTGCGCATCTGCAAAGGCGCCTACAAGGAGCCGGCCGACATCGCCTATCAGGACATGCCGACCATCCGGGCGCGCTACATGGAGTATGCGCGCCTCCTCATCACCGAAGGCCGGTATCCGGGAATCGCCACCCACGACGACCAGCTCATCGACAGCGTCAAGGCCTTCGTTCAGGACGAGGGGAT is a window from the Rhodothermales bacterium genome containing:
- a CDS encoding amidohydrolase family protein; the protein is MPSRFVAACLCLAFLIPVFPFDSLAQQGRHVPDPPDRGEGEGPYQRLVLRGGIMIDGTGSPAVGPVDIVVEGNRIAGIYHVGYPGVPISENSRPAPGDREIDLSGKYILPGFVDLHAHLGGVAQGTPAEYVLKLWMAHGVTTIREPGSGNGVDWTIAQRTRSARNEITAPRIFAYAGFGSGWDKSITTPDEAREWVRFIAAKGADGIKFFGAEPEILQAALDEAKRMKLGTAMHHAQRYVARANALTSASWGLTTMEHWYGLPEALFTDRRVQNYPLDYNYSDEQHRFGEAGRLWKQAAPPFSARWNAVMDSLIALDFTIVPTFTIYEASRDLMRAMRAEWHAAYTLPSLWDFYAPNRQAHGSYWFYWTTRDEIEWKENYRLWMTFINEFKNRGGRVATGSDSGYIYKLYGFDYIRELELLQEAGFHPLEVIWSATLKGAEALGAAGDIGSIQIGKKADFVIVDANPLENLKVLYGTGAIKLNDETRAIERVGGVTYTIKDGIVYDARQLLQDVRELVREAKMRAGMPADEPLPDPSAGAYD
- the pdxH gene encoding pyridoxamine 5'-phosphate oxidase encodes the protein MNERSVADLREDYRKESLSETDVASDPMTQFGYWFQEALDASLPEPNAMVLATVSPQGTPSSRVLLLKGFDAEGFLFFTNYASRKGLDIAGNPNVAMTFLWLQLERQVRIEGHVTRASDEVSDAYFHSRPLGSQIGAWASPQSEVVTDREALEARFAEIEKRFAGGPIPRPPHWGGYVLKPREVEFWQGRTSRLHDRIRYRIQEDGSWLRQRLAP
- a CDS encoding proline dehydrogenase family protein, producing MKLPFAFARRFVAGESFPQALPAIRTLTDQGLFVTLDMLGEYVSDRHVAERARDAYIELIKVTNASRNFRMEANISIKLSMLGQKIDEAFCLDNLRQLLAVAKEEDVFVRLDMEGSDITASTLGLFETVFPDYPDHVGVVLQAYLKRTADDVRRMCELKARVRICKGAYKEPADIAYQDMPTIRARYMEYARLLITEGRYPGIATHDDQLIDSVKAFVQDEGIPLDRFEFQMLYGIRPKTQLQLRSEGYNMRVYIPYGTEWVPYFNRRLRERKENIWFVVKNLFRA
- a CDS encoding PLP-dependent transferase encodes the protein MDRTPTTHLETVLAHAGCTVDPSTGAVVAPIHLATTFERNADGSYPRSFEYSRMDNPTRHAFENTLAVLEGGSQAAAFSSGMAAAMVVLQALKPGDHVIMPDDVYHGVRVLATNIFAEWGLACSTVDLSAPGALEAAMRPETRLVWVETPSNPRLKITDIAATVEVARQAGAEVLVDNTWATPLLQQPLLLGADLVLHSVTKYLSGHSDVLGGAIVARRVDGLFARIRKLQATGGAVMDPFSAWLAMRGMRSMAARMRVHCENARTLAGFLHNHPAVERVHYPSLADHPGQRIAASQMRDFGGMISVEVRGGQAEAMAVAGAARVFRRATSLGGTESLIEHRASVEAPPTQTPPNLLRLSIGLEHIDDLVGDLRNALGVLDA